From the genome of uncultured Methanobrevibacter sp.:
TTAAATTAAAGTTAAAATTTATTAAAGTTTTATTGATAATGATAATATATAAGTTATTATATATAAATATTATTAGTAATGTACTAAACATTTTTTAGGTAAACCTAATTTATTTAAATAACAAATTAACAAAGATGATACTATGGATATAAAAAATAACCTCATATTGGCACTCGACGTTATGAGTGAAAGTGAAGCGATTGACATTTGCAGATCAGTTGCAGAACATATCGACACAATAAAAATCGGATATCCTCTAGCGCTTGCAGAAGGCCTTGAAATAATCGGCAAAATCAAGGATGCCTTTTGTGTTAAAGTCATATGCGACTTCAAGGTAGCCGATATCGATGCTACAAACTCCAAAATATGTGAAGAGACATTTAAAGCAGGGGCAGATGCAATAATATGCCACGGTTTTGTCGGCCGTGACAGCGTCCAGGCATGTCTTGATGTAGCAGACAAATATGGAAAAGAGCTGTTTCTGCTTACTGAAATGTCACACCCAGGGGCAAAAATGTTTTTACAGAAAAATGCAGATGCAATAGCTCAGATGGGAGTGGATATGGGAATCCGAAACTATGTTGCACCGGCTACAAGACTTGATCGTTTATCAGACATAAGAAACATCGTAGGTGATGACGCATATATAATCTCACCAGGCGTGGGAAAGCAGGGCGGAGACGGCAAAAAGACTCTTGAATTCTCCAATGCAATAATTGTCGGAAGAAGCATTTACGAATCAGACAATCCGAAACTTGCATGTGAAGAATTAATCAATTCAATTAAATAAAATGTAAAATTATTTTAATAAAAAAATATAAAAATATCAATGTTCTTATTATCCTTGAACAGAACAACTAAAAAAGAGGTGAAAAACATGGCATCTGAAGTTACCAAATTAATTATGGAAACCATTTTAGGTTTAATTACTACTGCATTTGCATTCGTTGCAGGTTTAGCATGGAATGATGCAATCCAAAAATTAATTGAACATTTCATTGGAGCTGGAGACGCACTTCCAAGTTTATTCATTTACGCAATTGTTGTAACTATTGTAGCAGTACTTGTAACCGTAATACTCGCAAGAGTAGCTGGTAAAATGGGTATTGAACTCAACGAATAAGAAAAATAGAAAGGAATTAATAATTCCTTTTTTTAACTCTTTTTTTAATTTAACTTTTCAAAAGAAATTTCTGCCATTGTATATGCGACGTCAAATAGGATAAAGCATACGAATATCCAGATATTGAATACACCGCAAACCGCAAGCAATAATACTGCAATTTTTAAAACAAATCTGTATTCGAAAAACAGATTGAGAAACCTATTGTCAGTCACTGTAGATATCAGTTCATGGCCGACTTCATCACCTAAAGCAGCGAAAATACAAATTAGTAAAACCACTAAACTTAACTGTGGAATGCCGAAAATCAATAGTAACACTATAAAAATGACCAATGTAAGTATGTGATGAATACCATCCACTTTCAGGGCCAGAATATTACCAATAGGGATAGCTATAAAAAGATATGCAGCCTCAGCATTATATATTGCAGCTACAGCAGATGCTATAGCGCATAAAACTCCAAAAATACTTGCGTAAAACAGATTTCCATTAATATCAAACAAATCGTCTGAATATTTCATGAAAAATCCGGATAATATAAATAATATCGCTAAAATTATATAACTCATTTCTTAATCACTTCCAATTCTATCTAAAGCTGCTGCATAAATAAGCGGGAAAATTACAGTTACATCACCAACGACGCTGGCCAGACTGGATCCGCATCTTGCCTTTGCCCATGATTTAGCTTCCTCAAGAGGTGCACCACCCAGACTGCCCGCTTCAGGCCTGTCCATTGTAATCTGAATAGCTGCATCCAATCCTCCTTTAATAACATTGGAAGCCAGTGTATAATGTTTTGTGAGACCTCCTCCTAAAAGGATGGCACCCACTTTTTCCGCTTCAAATACTATATCTGAGAGATAGTGCATATCTGCCACTGCATCAACGACAAAATCATGGTCCTGTGAAAATATCCACAATTGCAGACCGATCATTGAATCAATAAGACCCGGTGCAAATATCGGAATGTTGTTTCTTGCAGCTTGTGCAACGAACGAATTTTCATCTTCAACAAGAAGACCTATCTCATAAAGCAGTTCCTGAATTGAAAGTGTTTTTTTGTCTTTTGAAATTTTTTCAAAAATTTTGATTATTTCAGTTTCAAATATAGTGAAATCATCAGAACCGACATTGATATCAGCAATTCTGCCGATTCCTTCCTGATTCAACTCTTCATCATCTTTTCCTTCATGGCGATAATGGGATCCTCCGAATGCTTCGACCAAATCGTGAGTAATGTTTGCACCGCTTGATACAATCAAATCAACATGGCCTTCACTAATCATCCGGGTTATGATATTCCTCATTCCTCCCGGAATCAAAGGACCTCCAAGACTCATGAATACTCTCATTTCTTCATCATTTATCATGTCTGTCAGGATATTGCATGCACGGGCCACTCTGCCGGCGCCCAATACACCTGACTGGTCAAATTGATTTATCAAATCAATTATTTTCATATCTTTATCAACGTTAATCTGTGAAACTCTCATTAAATCACTTAATTTGTAATAATTGGGAATTGTTTTAAATTGGTTATACTATCTATCAAATCAGTTCTTGTTACAATTCCAAGTAAAACCTGATTGTTGTCTGCTATTATTAATCTTGAGATTGATTTTTTAAGCATTACTTCAATGGCGTTTGCTATTTTCATGTCTTCATTGACAATGACTACATTTGTTGACATGAGCTCTCCTACAGTCAGGTGCTCCTTATCATCAGCAATTGCCTGAACAAGGTCTGTCAATGTAAATACGCCAACCACTTTACCGTCCTTAATAACTGGAGCTCCGTCAATTTCACATGAAGCAAGTTTTTTGCATGCTTCCTTTACAGAGCAGTCCATAGCAAATGATATGACTTCTTTGCTTGCAATGTCTCCCACGGTATTTTTAGGAATGCTTCTTATTGTAGTGGTGTCAACGAGAAGAATATTGTCCATATCATCACGGCCTACAATTTTTCCCATAACTCCAAGATTATTAACAGGAGTAGGACCTATTCTTACTGTGTCTCCAAGATTTAAATCTTTTATGCTTCCTAAAACTTTGATTGCAGCTTCGCATTCTGTCGGCTGCGGAACACTGGTGAATTCTATACGTGCGACAGAGACATCCTCTATTCTTTCGCCGTTTTTGTATATCGGTACTTTTGAATCCTGATCAGATACTGAAATGTTTAGAGAATGATAGGCTTCAATTGTTGGCTTGTACCCTCCTCTCGGACCAGGCACTCCTTTTACTAAACTTAAACTTCTTAATGACTGCATCTGGTTACGTATTGTTCCAGGATTCCTATTCATAACCTCAGCAATATCTTCTCCCTTAATAGATTTGCCGTTTGATGACTGGTACAAATTTATCAAGGTTTGTAAAATTTCCTTTTGAACAGATGTTAACATGTTTATTCCCCATCTACTAAATAATATATTAATTTATGTAAAAACTATCTTATAAATGTTAATGATAAATCATGATATTTTAGTTATAGTATTACAAAAAATAAACAAATTATAATCAATATTGAAAAAAATAAACAAAATTCAAGTAAAAAAAATAAGAAAAGAAATGATTATTCTATAAGCTGTTTTAAATCATTTCTGATGATTGAAGTTGCATCAAATCCTTTGATGGCATCTACCATTTCAGGGAATTTTGATTTAGGAATCAGTACGTTGACCTGTGAGAAATCAGAACCCGGAGTGATTGTAGGCTCATCAGCACACAGCTTGTTTTCAATCAAATAATTGGTAACACTTTCAATTTTGCTGTTTGCAATGTTGAACTTAACATCAAAAAATTTTTTAGCAGTAATTGCACCGAAAAGCTGTTTGAAAATCATCTCTGCCTTTTCCATTTTCTCACCAGTGCAGCTTACGCCTGCATAAAGACCTGCTGAAGAATGCAAGATTGTTTCAATTTCTTTCAAGCCTGCTTTTCTTAAGCTGCTTCCGGTTTGAGTATTGTCAACAATCAAATCAGCTCCTTTTGCAATGTAAACTTCAGTTGCACCGTCGGAGTTAATGACCTGAACCATTTCATTGTCACCGTCAGTAAGACCTCTGACCTGAACAAACGGCACCGCATCACCATAGAGTTCCTGATAGACTTCATTTTCCATAATGAATTTTCTGGTTAAATTAGGATACTCTGTAAAGCACAATATTGGAGTTTTTCTGTCCTTGTTTGCTCTAAATAAATCAGATAAACTGTTATAAGGAGAATCATTCGGTACCGCTACAATCAATCTGGTCTGACCGTAATCCAGATCTCCGATTTTTACAGTTTTAGTTGGTCTCAGTACGGATTCTTCCTTAATCCAGTCTTCACCGACAATTGCTATATCCACCATTCCACGATTCAGCTCAACAGGAGTTGACTGAGGGCGGGTCAAATACGCTACAATGTCTTCATCATTCAGTATGTCAATTTCGTAAGATTCATTGCCCGGTTCGTATCCTCGAACCTCATAACCTGCATCAACAAATAACTGATGTGTATTTCCTCTGTTAACATTATTTAAACTTCCTTTCGGAAGGCCTAAGATAATTTTTTCATTCATAATAATACCTATAATAAGATTATTGGTTAAATTATATAAGTTTGATGTAAAAAAAAGAAGTTAGTTGTGATATGGTTCACAACTTTGTCTATTTAATGAATGTTTATGAGCATGCATATGCTTAATTCCATTATCCGTTACAATTTCATCGATAATTTCCACATTTTCATGGGAGTGTGAATGTTCTCCGTCATTGTGGAAGTGATAATGTGAATGTTCAACGTTTTCAGTGTCTATTTTTTTGATTGAATCATCGAAATGCCTGTCATAAAGCAATGCCGCATTTAAAACTACAAGGCATGACCCTGCATTGTGCACAATAGCTCCTGTAACAGGATTCAGTAATCCTAAAACAGAACATATTATTGCAACTGCATTGATTGTCATTGAAATTGCAATGTTTGCCTTTATAGTAAACAATGTGGAATTTGACAGTTTTTTAAGATATGGGATTTTTCCGATATCATCACCTAAAAGCGCAATGTCTGCTGCTTCAATGGCCACATCACTTCCAACAGATCCCATTGCAACGCTGACATCAGCAGTTTTGAGTGCGGGAGCGTCATTTACTCCATCCCCTATCATACAAACCTGTCTTCCTTCATTTTTGAATTTTTCAATCCAGGACAGTTTCTCTTCTGGAAGGAGATTGCCGTAAACCTTGCCAATTCCGACCTTTGATGCAAAATAATTAGCGGTTTCTGTGTTATCTCCGGTAAGCAATACGGTTTCAGTTCCAAGGTCATGAAGACTGTCAATCATGCCTTTTGAATCTTCACGTATTACATCAGACAATCCAATCAGTCCTACAACTTCACCGTCGAGTGCAACAATGATTGAAGCCTTACCTTCATTTTTAAGTTTGTTCAGCTGATTGTCAACATCAACATCAATATTATTTTCAGCTAAGAATTTGGAGTTTCCTGCATATACATTACCAAAAGAATTTATGCATGTTACACCTTTACCAGGATACATTTTAAATTCCTTTGGCTCTTCAATATCAACTTCAGCTTCTTTTGCATTGTTTACAATGGCTTTAGCTAATGGATGTTCGCTTAATTTCTCACATGACGCAGTCATCTTAAGCAAATCCATCTGACTTAAATCGGCTTTAATCGGGATAACATCAGAAACCTCTAAATTACCGTAAGTTAATGTTCCTGTTTTATCAAACACTAATGTATTTAAACCGCCTAAAGTTTCAAGCGCTTCACCTGACTTGATTAGAACACCATATTTTGTTGCCTGACCTATTGCAGCCATTATTGCTGTTGGTGTTGCAAGTATCAGTGCACATGGACAGAATACGACTAAAACTGTCACTCCTCTTTCTATGTTTCCAGTTACCAGCCATGCTGCGATTGCTATTATCAGTGCAACAGGAACCAGCCATGTTGCCCATTTGTCTGCAATTCTTTGTGTAGGTGCCTGTTTTTCATCAGCTGCCTTGACAAGATCAATAAGTTTTTGAAGTGATGAATTTTCACCTAAACTTGTTGCTTTTATGTCAATTGCGCCATACATGTTCATTGTACCGCAGAATACATCATCACCAACTTCCTTATCAATTGGCAAAGATTCCCCAGTCATGATTGACTGGTCAAGAGATGATGTACCTTTTATAATTTCACCGTCAACAGGTACGCTTTCACCGGGAAGAATTCTTAATGTATCACCTATTTTTATCTCATCCACTGATACAACTTCCTCAACACCATCAACTATTTTTCTTCCAGTTTGCGGAGTTAAATTGATTAAGTTTCTTAAACCTTTTTTAGCTCTTTCTACAGTCCAGTCCTCTAAAAGAGCTCCCAGTGCCATAATCCATGCCACTTCACCTGCCGCAAATATCTCACCTATGAAAAGTGATGCCACCATAGCTATTGCAATAAGCAGTGCTGATGAAATCCATTTTTCACGAACGAGTCTGGTCATCGCCAAAAGCAGCATTGGAATACCGCTTATTATTACTGTTCCCCATGCAGGGTTTAAATAAGTTGGAGTATTTATTCCAAAAATCATAAAAATAACTGCTATAAGTAAAAAAATACCTGAAATAATGGTCATTTTTAATCCGAATAGGAAATCAGTTATTTCATCTATCACACTAAACACCTCTAAGTATTACTTTTTTTGAATTTATTTAAATACTCAGTATTACTCAAAATTTTTTCAATGAAAATCCCATTTTTGAAATCCATTGCAAAAACAAATATAGTAAGTACCAACAGCCAAAAAGTATTACTTTTTTGAATTTATTTAAATACTCAGTATTACCGAAAATATATATGTCACCCGAATAATATAAATGTTATTACTTTTTTGAAATTCATTTATATACTCAGTATTACTTTAAAAAAATTAGTGGAAAAATTCTCTAAAAAATTAAGTTAAAAAAAATAGGTGAATAGAAAATATTCTATTCTTCTTCAATCTTTTTGAAATTCTGACACTGCTTAACATCCAAAAGCAGATGTTCATGCATTTTACATACAATCTTATATTTGTTTCTTAGCTCAAGATACTGACATTCATCACAAATCATAATATCTACCCTATTTCATAGCCAAATCCATTATGCTGAACGGATCGCCTTCTTTTCTAGGAGCCTGACCACCCATTCCAAAAGCGGATTTGGCGAATTCCTTATTCATTCTTTTTGAAACTTCACCGAATATCATTTTATATGCTGTACATTGAGGGTCAACTGCCTTAGGTGTTTGATATGCAACAATAGCATTGTAAGGACATCCTCCTTCACAATATTTAACATATCTGCATTTTTTGCAGTTTTCATCAACATACTCTCTGAATTCCATAAGCTTTGCCCATGCAGATGATGCTTTTAAATCATCAAAGCTTGGATTATCAGATACGTTGCCTAAAACATACTCAGGCATTCCAACAAACCTGTAGCACGGATATATTGAACCGTCTGAACCTACAGCAAGGGTTGTTCCGATGCAGTCTGCAAAGGTGCATAATGTTCCTCTTCTTCTAAGTGAACTTTTACAGATATGGTCCAGATCCATAACAGTGAATTTATCCAAATCATAAAGGTATTTGTCAAGCCAGTCTATAAGAAGTTTCCCATGTTCCTCCTGGTCAAGTGCCCACGGATCAGCATTGTCTCCACGAAGAGACGGCAAAGCCGCATGAATTTTAAGATTCAGTTTCTGGCTTTTAAAGAAATCATACAGTTCATCTGAAAAATCTTTGGAGTAATCAGTTACGGTTAAAACAAAGTTGATTATCAGGCCTTTGCTTTTGGCAAGTTCCACTTTACCCATGGTCCTGTCAAAGTAACCTTCTCCTCTTTGATAATCGTTGATTTCCTTTGGCCCGTCAATACTTGTACTAACTACAACATTGTACTTTACAAACAAATCGATTAACTCATCACTTAGAAGCCAGATGTTGCTTTGAAGAGAAAATCCATCAAGATTTTCCAATTTTGAAAGCTTTTCCAATGCATATTCATAAAAGTCATAACCTGCAAGAAGAGGTTCGCCTCCGTGGAAAGTGAAATGGACTTTATCATCTCTAAAATCACCCAGCCATGTTATAATCTGGTCGATGATTTCAACATCCATCATTTCCTTTTTGTTTTCAGATCCCCAACAGTATTTGCAGTTTGACGGACAGTTTAATGTCGGAATAATCATTACATGAAATGTCATTTTAACCGTAGACTTTATTTAATTCATTCAACAGTTTCTTTTTGTCATCTTCGTCCATGCTGTCGTTTACAAAGAAAATATATCCGCAGTCTTCACATTGGACTGCATCCATTTCTGCATGAGCCCTGTGATTATCCAATAATTTTCTTTTAGCGATTTTATCTTTTGAACCACATTTTGGACATGGTGCCAATAATTCTTCAAGTTTCATTTTTTCACCTTAGTTAATATTTTCTGTTTTAAAAGTATATAAGATTATACATAACCAAAAAGTTTAAATAAGATGGTTAAATGACGACAATTTTACGAAGTGGCTTCAACAAGCTTTAAATAAGATAATATTTAATATAAATTATTAAATTAAAAATTAAAGTGATTAAAATGCCATATGACTTCTATGACTTCTTCATTAAGCAGAGAAATAACAAGAATTTTACTGAAGTATCAAATATTGTCCGCCAGAAACTATGGCGTGAGACATATGACGTTATCGAATCCCAGGAATGGGAAGAAATAACAGACAAAATAAGAAAAGGTTAACGGTTTAATAGTTTAACGAAGAATCTGTATACCGGAAAACCGATATTTCTTATAAACATCAGGAAATATTTCATTGCCGGTAATTCATATTCTTTTTTAACCTTTTTAAGCTCGGAAATGATATCAAGTTTTTGAGGGCATTTCCTTAAACACTTACCGCAGCCGTTACAGAGACCTGCATAAGCCGGTTTTCCCATGACTCCACCAACATACTGATAATAATCCAGAAATGCAGGATTCATAAAGCCTTTGTGACCAAATAGATATTTTTCATTATATATCTTCAGACATTCAGGAATGTTTACTCCCTGAGGGCACGGCATGCAGTATCCGCATGTTGAACAGTTGATTTTAAGGGATTCCTTCATGACCCTTTTGACAAGCTCAACAGTTTCAAGCTCCCCGAAAGTCATTGACATAGGCTCTGTCCGGTTGGAAATGGAAATGTTGTCATCAATCTGTTCAAATGAGTTCATGCCTGAAAATACGCAGGTTACATTTCTATTATTTAAAACCCACTGAAGGGCCCATTGGGCAGTTGTCTTATCAGAATCTGCCTTTTTAAATATCTCTTCAGCATCCTTAGGCATATTTCCCGCAAGAATTCCTCCTTTAAGAGGTTCCATTACAAAAACGCCCATTCCTTTGGAAGCGGCATATTCTATTCCCTCAACGCTTGCCTGAACATTTTCATCAAAATAGTTGTACTGAACCATGACCACATCCCAGTCATAGCCGTCAATGAGCAAATCAAACTCTTCTTTGGCCCCATGGTATGAAAAACCTACATATTTGATTTTGCCGTCACGTTGAGCCTGATTTAAAAATTCAAACAAACCTTTTTTAATCAGACGATTAACAGATTTTAAATCAACAGAATGAACCAGATAAAAATCAATGCAATCCCTTTGCAGTCTTTTTAACTGTTCATCTAAAAAATAGTCCATATCTTCGCGTTTTCTAACATTGATAGATGGCAATTTTGTACATATCCTAACCTTATCCCTATATTCCCCCTGAAGAATTTCTCCAAGGAACTTTTCACTGTCTCCATAAAGATAAGCCGTATCTATAAAATTTATACCATTATCAATAGCATAATAAATTTGCTCTTTAGCCAAATCACGATCAATCTTTCCGTTTTTCAATGGAAGCCTCATTGCACCGAAACCAAGCTGGGAGACTTCAACTCCTATTTTTTTGATTAATCGATTTTGCATAATATCACAAATTTAAAAAAAAAGGGAAATTATTCATATTCTTTGATAATTTCCTTCATATATTCAATCAAATCATCTTTGGATTCATCATCATCCATTGCAAATTCAATTGAAGTTTTAAGCCATTCGAAACGATTTCCTATATCATAGGTTTTTCCTTCGAATGTTACGCCGTAAATTGCATCCAATTTCTGAAGGGCATCTGTAAGCTGGATTTCTCCACCTACTCCAGGAACAGTTTCATCTATTTTATCAAAGATATCAGGAGTCAATACATAACGGCCCATAATAGCCAGATTGGATGGAGCCTGATGAGCCAGTGGCTTTTCAACAAGCTTTTCAATATTGTAAACGTTATTTTCCACTTCAGTTCCTTTGATAATTCCATATCTTTCTACTTTTTCTTTAGGAACTGCTTCAAGTGAGATTGCAGATGCATTATATTTTTCATAAACATCAATAAGCTGTTTAGTACAAGGGGTTGGTCCTTTAGTAATTGAATCTCCTAAAAGAACTGCGAATGCTTCACCGCCGATATGCTTTTTAGCACAGTTAATTGCATCACCTAAGCCGTTCTGTTCTTTTTGTCTTACATAGCATATATCTGCCAAATCAGTGATTGCACGAACCTGTCTTAAGCGGTCATCTTTTCCTGCACTTTGCAGAGTCTGTTCAAGTTCAAATGATTTGTCGAAGTGATCTTCAATAGATCTTTTGTTTCTACCTGTTACGATTAAAATATCATCGATTCCGGATGCTACTGCCTCTTCAATAACATACTGGATGGTTGGTTTATCATAAACCGGCAACATTTCCTTAGGTTGCGCTTTAGTAGCAGGTAAAAATCTTGTACCAAAACCTGCTGCTGGAATTACAGCTTTCATAATTTATCACCATAAATTTTTTTATTTAAATAAAATTTTAAATTTATTAATATAAATAGATAACTAGTTTTTCAATATTAAATAGCTAAAAAAAGTTTTAAAAATTGAATAAGGACAAATTTGAAAAACAAATTTTGAGACATCCTTACTCAACTGAAATAATTAGCATTCCTATGACAGTACATCACATGATGCTAATAATTAATTTAAACAAAATAATATATAAAACTTTCTAATTTTCATCCATTATAAAATTAAATCAATTTTTCA
Proteins encoded in this window:
- the galU gene encoding UTP--glucose-1-phosphate uridylyltransferase GalU translates to MKAVIPAAGFGTRFLPATKAQPKEMLPVYDKPTIQYVIEEAVASGIDDILIVTGRNKRSIEDHFDKSFELEQTLQSAGKDDRLRQVRAITDLADICYVRQKEQNGLGDAINCAKKHIGGEAFAVLLGDSITKGPTPCTKQLIDVYEKYNASAISLEAVPKEKVERYGIIKGTEVENNVYNIEKLVEKPLAHQAPSNLAIMGRYVLTPDIFDKIDETVPGVGGEIQLTDALQKLDAIYGVTFEGKTYDIGNRFEWLKTSIEFAMDDDESKDDLIEYMKEIIKEYE
- a CDS encoding ATP phosphoribosyltransferase, producing MNEKIILGLPKGSLNNVNRGNTHQLFVDAGYEVRGYEPGNESYEIDILNDEDIVAYLTRPQSTPVELNRGMVDIAIVGEDWIKEESVLRPTKTVKIGDLDYGQTRLIVAVPNDSPYNSLSDLFRANKDRKTPILCFTEYPNLTRKFIMENEVYQELYGDAVPFVQVRGLTDGDNEMVQVINSDGATEVYIAKGADLIVDNTQTGSSLRKAGLKEIETILHSSAGLYAGVSCTGEKMEKAEMIFKQLFGAITAKKFFDVKFNIANSKIESVTNYLIENKLCADEPTITPGSDFSQVNVLIPKSKFPEMVDAIKGFDATSIIRNDLKQLIE
- a CDS encoding CBS domain-containing protein; its protein translation is MLTSVQKEILQTLINLYQSSNGKSIKGEDIAEVMNRNPGTIRNQMQSLRSLSLVKGVPGPRGGYKPTIEAYHSLNISVSDQDSKVPIYKNGERIEDVSVARIEFTSVPQPTECEAAIKVLGSIKDLNLGDTVRIGPTPVNNLGVMGKIVGRDDMDNILLVDTTTIRSIPKNTVGDIASKEVISFAMDCSVKEACKKLASCEIDGAPVIKDGKVVGVFTLTDLVQAIADDKEHLTVGELMSTNVVIVNEDMKIANAIEVMLKKSISRLIIADNNQVLLGIVTRTDLIDSITNLKQFPIITN
- a CDS encoding deoxyhypusine synthase, coding for MRVSQINVDKDMKIIDLINQFDQSGVLGAGRVARACNILTDMINDEEMRVFMSLGGPLIPGGMRNIITRMISEGHVDLIVSSGANITHDLVEAFGGSHYRHEGKDDEELNQEGIGRIADINVGSDDFTIFETEIIKIFEKISKDKKTLSIQELLYEIGLLVEDENSFVAQAARNNIPIFAPGLIDSMIGLQLWIFSQDHDFVVDAVADMHYLSDIVFEAEKVGAILLGGGLTKHYTLASNVIKGGLDAAIQITMDRPEAGSLGGAPLEEAKSWAKARCGSSLASVVGDVTVIFPLIYAAALDRIGSD
- the pyrF gene encoding orotidine-5'-phosphate decarboxylase gives rise to the protein MDIKNNLILALDVMSESEAIDICRSVAEHIDTIKIGYPLALAEGLEIIGKIKDAFCVKVICDFKVADIDATNSKICEETFKAGADAIICHGFVGRDSVQACLDVADKYGKELFLLTEMSHPGAKMFLQKNADAIAQMGVDMGIRNYVAPATRLDRLSDIRNIVGDDAYIISPGVGKQGGDGKKTLEFSNAIIVGRSIYESDNPKLACEELINSIK
- a CDS encoding DUF5654 family protein; translated protein: MASEVTKLIMETILGLITTAFAFVAGLAWNDAIQKLIEHFIGAGDALPSLFIYAIVVTIVAVLVTVILARVAGKMGIELNE
- a CDS encoding TIGR04083 family peptide-modifying radical SAM enzyme, translated to MTFHVMIIPTLNCPSNCKYCWGSENKKEMMDVEIIDQIITWLGDFRDDKVHFTFHGGEPLLAGYDFYEYALEKLSKLENLDGFSLQSNIWLLSDELIDLFVKYNVVVSTSIDGPKEINDYQRGEGYFDRTMGKVELAKSKGLIINFVLTVTDYSKDFSDELYDFFKSQKLNLKIHAALPSLRGDNADPWALDQEEHGKLLIDWLDKYLYDLDKFTVMDLDHICKSSLRRRGTLCTFADCIGTTLAVGSDGSIYPCYRFVGMPEYVLGNVSDNPSFDDLKASSAWAKLMEFREYVDENCKKCRYVKYCEGGCPYNAIVAYQTPKAVDPQCTAYKMIFGEVSKRMNKEFAKSAFGMGGQAPRKEGDPFSIMDLAMK
- a CDS encoding aldo/keto reductase, which encodes MQNRLIKKIGVEVSQLGFGAMRLPLKNGKIDRDLAKEQIYYAIDNGINFIDTAYLYGDSEKFLGEILQGEYRDKVRICTKLPSINVRKREDMDYFLDEQLKRLQRDCIDFYLVHSVDLKSVNRLIKKGLFEFLNQAQRDGKIKYVGFSYHGAKEEFDLLIDGYDWDVVMVQYNYFDENVQASVEGIEYAASKGMGVFVMEPLKGGILAGNMPKDAEEIFKKADSDKTTAQWALQWVLNNRNVTCVFSGMNSFEQIDDNISISNRTEPMSMTFGELETVELVKRVMKESLKINCSTCGYCMPCPQGVNIPECLKIYNEKYLFGHKGFMNPAFLDYYQYVGGVMGKPAYAGLCNGCGKCLRKCPQKLDIISELKKVKKEYELPAMKYFLMFIRNIGFPVYRFFVKLLNR
- a CDS encoding cation-translocating P-type ATPase — its product is MIDEITDFLFGLKMTIISGIFLLIAVIFMIFGINTPTYLNPAWGTVIISGIPMLLLAMTRLVREKWISSALLIAIAMVASLFIGEIFAAGEVAWIMALGALLEDWTVERAKKGLRNLINLTPQTGRKIVDGVEEVVSVDEIKIGDTLRILPGESVPVDGEIIKGTSSLDQSIMTGESLPIDKEVGDDVFCGTMNMYGAIDIKATSLGENSSLQKLIDLVKAADEKQAPTQRIADKWATWLVPVALIIAIAAWLVTGNIERGVTVLVVFCPCALILATPTAIMAAIGQATKYGVLIKSGEALETLGGLNTLVFDKTGTLTYGNLEVSDVIPIKADLSQMDLLKMTASCEKLSEHPLAKAIVNNAKEAEVDIEEPKEFKMYPGKGVTCINSFGNVYAGNSKFLAENNIDVDVDNQLNKLKNEGKASIIVALDGEVVGLIGLSDVIREDSKGMIDSLHDLGTETVLLTGDNTETANYFASKVGIGKVYGNLLPEEKLSWIEKFKNEGRQVCMIGDGVNDAPALKTADVSVAMGSVGSDVAIEAADIALLGDDIGKIPYLKKLSNSTLFTIKANIAISMTINAVAIICSVLGLLNPVTGAIVHNAGSCLVVLNAALLYDRHFDDSIKKIDTENVEHSHYHFHNDGEHSHSHENVEIIDEIVTDNGIKHMHAHKHSLNRQSCEPYHN
- a CDS encoding TIGR04165 family Cys-rich peptide; this encodes MKLEELLAPCPKCGSKDKIAKRKLLDNHRAHAEMDAVQCEDCGYIFFVNDSMDEDDKKKLLNELNKVYG